From the Carya illinoinensis cultivar Pawnee chromosome 4, C.illinoinensisPawnee_v1, whole genome shotgun sequence genome, one window contains:
- the LOC122308461 gene encoding ferrochelatase-2, chloroplastic-like isoform X3 — protein MNMKGLIQSPCSSSSSPSAFLRPPCLTSASRDSKFPLLLPQAICTSQRIYQCSGVHMEACHNSYLSKHCMVARFSSGWSETQSLFPKQSLKKSLLPPGVLVTSKSQDVSNAPIVGDDKIGVLLLNLGGPETLEDVQPFLFNLFADPACLAIWNVFFSSEFFFLFLLFLVYTCSRGIFFKCRIKDFDTTSHVESSGNNYVIVLMVAPQLGCGIFTAVDIIRLPRLFCFLQKPLAQFISVLRAPKSKEGYASIGGGSPLRRITDAQASSMNSLVMGCQHKTECSTNVLNAEELRNFLWEKNVPADVYVGMRYWHPFTEEAIEQIKRDGITKLVVLPLYPQFSISTSGSSLRLLESIFREDEYLVNMQHTVIPSWYQRKGYIKAMADLIEKELINFDCPEQVMIFFSAHGVPLAYVEEAGDPYKAEMEECVDLIMEELEKRKITNACTLAYQSRVGPVEWLKPYTDETIIELGQKGVNSLLAVPISFVSEHIETLEEIDVEYKELALKSGIKTWGRVPALGCEPTFISDLADAVIESLPYVGAMAVSNLEARQVIISVNTLVPCSFPWRSS, from the exons ATGAATATGAAGGGTCTCATTCAAAGTCCGTGTTCTTCTTCGTCTTCACCCTCTGCATTTCTTCGTCCTCCTTGCCTCACCTCTGCTTCTCGCGATTCTAAATTCCCACT GCTGTTGCCACAGGCAATATGCACCTCCCAAAGGATATATCAATGCTCTGGGGTCCATATGGAGGCTTGCCATAATTCTTATCTTTCAAAACATTGCATGGTTGCAAGATTTTCTTCCGGATGGTCTGAAACACAATCTTTATTTCCTAAGCAATCTCTAAAGAAGTCTTTGTTGCCACCGGGAGTGCTAGTGACATCGAAAAGTCAAGATGTCTCCAATGCACCTATCGTTGGTGATGATAAGATTGGAGTCTTGTTGCTGAACCTTGGAGGTCCCGAGACTCTAGAAGATGTGCAGCCTTTCTTGTTTAACCTGTTTGCTGACCCG GCATGTCTTGCTATAtggaatgtttttttttcttctgaattcttttttttgttccttcttTTTTTGGTATATACATGCTCAAGgggcattttttttaaatgtaggaTAAAGGATTTTGACACTACATCCCATGTAGAGAGCAGTGGCAACAATTATGTGATAGTGTTAATGGTAGCACCACAATTAGGTTGTGGGATTTTTACAGCAGTG GATATTATACGACTACCAaggttgttttgttttcttcaaaagCCCTTGGCACAATTCATATCTGTTCTCCGGGCTCCCAAGAGCAAAGAGGGCTACGCCTCAATTGGTGGTGGTTCCCCTCTTCGACGGATAACAGATGCCCAG GCTTCTAGTATGAACTCTCTGGTTATGGGATGCCAACATAAAACAGAATGCAGCACAAATGTTCTGAAT GCTGAAGAGTTGAGGAACTTCCTTTGGGAAAAGAATGTCCCAGCTGATGTGTATGTTGGTATGCGTTATTGGCATCCATTTACTGAAGAAGCTATTGAACAG ATAAAAAGAGATGGGATTACAAAGCTTGTTGTCCTTCCGCTGTATCCACAATTTTCAATATCAACCAGTGGTTCTAGCCTTCGACTCTTGGAGAGTATATTCCG GGAGGATGAATACTTAGTCAACATGCAGCACACAGTAATACCTTCATGGTACCAACGCAAAGGGTACATAAAAGCCATGGCAGATTTGATTGAAAAGGAGTTAATAAATTTTGACTGCCCTGAACAG GTTATGATATTCTTTAGCGCACATGGGGTGCCACTTGCATATGTAGAAGAGGCTGGTGATCCATATAAGGCCGAGATGGAGGAATGTGTGGATTTGATAATGGAAGAATTAGAAAAGAGGAAGATAACTAACGCTTGCACTCTTGCTTATCAG AGCAGAGTTGGACCTGTAGAATGGTTGAAACCCTATACGGATGAGACCATAATTGAACTTGGGCAAAAAGGAGTGAACAGTTTGTTGGCGGTCCCTATTAG CTTTGTCAGTGAGCACATTGAAACTCTGGAAGAAATTGATGTTGAGTATAAAGAATTAGCTCTAAAGTCTGGTATAAAAACATGGGGGCGTGTTCCTGCCCTAGGTTGTGAACCGACCTTCATATCTGATTTGGCTGATGCTGTGATTGAGAGTCTCCCATATGTTGGAGCTATGGCAGTCTCAAACCTCGAAGCTCGACAG GTGATCATAAGTGTGAATACTCTTGTGCCATGCTCATTTCCATGGCGATCCAGCTAA